From Bacillus sp. FSL K6-3431, the proteins below share one genomic window:
- the rpiA gene encoding ribose-5-phosphate isomerase RpiA, whose amino-acid sequence MNAKKAAGEKVVEFVKDGMILGLGTGSTIYWTILKLGELVRNGLSIRGVATSLSTEELAIKMGIPLVNLEEVDEIDLTIDGADEVNSNLELIKGGGGALLREKIVATNSRKNIIIADYTKYVSDLGDFPLPIEVVPFGWKLTCRQICKLGCRFSLRMDNHLPFISDNGNYILDCQFGKIQNPKELAVCINMIPGVVDNGLFVGMTDIVLIGSNDGGIETLNKNSFNL is encoded by the coding sequence ATGAACGCTAAAAAAGCTGCTGGGGAAAAAGTAGTTGAATTTGTGAAGGATGGAATGATATTAGGATTGGGAACGGGCTCTACAATTTACTGGACCATCCTTAAGCTCGGTGAATTGGTTAGAAATGGATTATCTATTCGTGGTGTAGCTACCTCCCTTAGTACGGAAGAACTTGCTATTAAGATGGGAATTCCATTAGTAAATCTTGAGGAAGTTGATGAAATTGATTTGACGATAGATGGTGCTGATGAAGTTAATTCTAATTTAGAATTAATAAAAGGTGGCGGTGGAGCGTTATTACGTGAAAAAATAGTTGCAACAAATTCACGGAAAAATATTATTATTGCGGATTATACAAAATATGTTTCTGATTTAGGGGATTTTCCTTTACCGATAGAGGTGGTTCCATTTGGTTGGAAATTGACATGTAGACAAATATGTAAATTAGGTTGCAGATTTAGTTTAAGAATGGATAATCATCTTCCTTTTATTAGTGATAATGGAAATTATATACTCGATTGTCAATTTGGGAAGATCCAAAACCCAAAAGAATTAGCCGTTTGTATTAATATGATTCCTGGAGTAGTGGACAACGGACTTTTTGTAGGTATGACAGATATAGTTCTCATAGGTTCTAATGATGGTGGAATTGAGACTCTAAATAAAAATAGCTTTAATCTATGA
- a CDS encoding sigma-70 family RNA polymerase sigma factor, translating into MKESIESIYDYYFNDIYRFLLSLSRDHHTAEDLVQETFLRAYLHVDKHDNESIKSWLFTVAHHAFIDYYRKQKRIELKKQGFFSKLLDKRNTPEESIVIQEDIQEIINLLDGLPEKQKYAVLLHDFHELSYLEAATVMNVSLANFKVILYRGRQAVRRKKGE; encoded by the coding sequence ATGAAGGAATCAATTGAATCGATTTATGACTATTATTTTAATGATATCTACCGCTTCCTCCTTTCACTCAGTCGTGACCATCATACAGCTGAGGACTTAGTTCAGGAAACATTTTTGCGCGCGTATTTACATGTAGATAAACACGATAATGAAAGCATAAAATCATGGCTTTTCACTGTCGCACACCATGCGTTTATTGATTATTATCGTAAACAAAAACGGATAGAATTGAAAAAGCAAGGCTTCTTTTCGAAACTATTAGATAAAAGAAATACGCCAGAAGAATCAATCGTTATTCAAGAGGATATCCAAGAAATTATCAATCTTTTGGACGGTTTACCGGAAAAACAAAAATATGCTGTTCTCTTACACGATTTTCATGAACTTAGTTATTTGGAAGCAGCTACAGTAATGAATGTGTCACTAGCCAACTTCAAAGTGATTTTATACCGAGGCCGACAAGCGGTGAGAAGGAAGAAAGGTGAATGA
- a CDS encoding anti-sigma factor, whose product MSDEFKRKLEAFENGQLKGEELIEFEKELAKLEQYQEYLEEKSPKQKLQMNVEKQKKILRRSKWRARFQTAALALGIFIVVLIASIILTGVYYSWGNPDRSDVFTDVIDYTLTVTEPYGDVGSTSSNAKPFFGMEMSRDLNKKVGKEIIQMGELKVNFLFSLMSYPERNYTGNISQNQPSFTYPGFGDLSMAEWDRLKKLPEGTVVSAYLSFNKLVETSDVFQQFADMNFDITWFTVDTGIEGRDDWYGDFIGFPASPIWHDDDMIRGSREEQKDFLFGKVVSEMYSSPDYEAGDSVILHKQFLKTLQFLEKHEKKAEQLYGRADLDLDKRIKYLEKNGIKHYGIVVTGPTKEILKLKEEKLISSVEVDEVGFWNW is encoded by the coding sequence ATGAGTGATGAATTTAAGAGAAAACTCGAAGCCTTTGAAAATGGTCAGTTAAAAGGCGAGGAGTTAATAGAGTTTGAAAAGGAATTAGCTAAACTAGAACAGTATCAAGAATATCTTGAAGAAAAAAGTCCGAAACAGAAACTGCAAATGAATGTAGAAAAGCAGAAGAAAATTCTGAGAAGAAGTAAGTGGAGGGCTCGTTTTCAAACAGCTGCATTGGCGTTAGGTATTTTTATTGTTGTTTTGATCGCTTCAATAATTTTGACAGGAGTGTATTATTCTTGGGGAAATCCTGATCGGAGCGATGTATTTACAGATGTAATTGATTACACGTTGACAGTCACCGAACCTTACGGTGATGTAGGGAGTACAAGTTCGAATGCGAAACCATTTTTTGGAATGGAGATGTCGAGAGATCTAAATAAAAAAGTTGGTAAAGAGATTATCCAAATGGGCGAGTTGAAAGTTAATTTTCTTTTTTCACTAATGAGTTATCCAGAGCGAAATTATACAGGTAATATATCACAGAATCAACCGTCATTTACTTATCCAGGGTTCGGAGATCTAAGTATGGCAGAATGGGATAGATTGAAAAAGCTCCCAGAAGGGACAGTCGTTTCAGCTTATCTCTCTTTCAATAAGTTAGTAGAAACGAGTGATGTTTTTCAACAATTTGCTGATATGAATTTTGACATCACTTGGTTTACGGTTGATACAGGTATTGAAGGCCGGGATGATTGGTATGGCGATTTTATTGGCTTTCCTGCCTCCCCAATTTGGCATGATGATGACATGATTCGAGGCTCTCGTGAAGAACAAAAAGATTTTCTGTTCGGAAAGGTTGTTTCAGAAATGTATTCTTCCCCGGATTACGAGGCAGGGGATAGTGTGATTCTTCATAAACAGTTTTTAAAAACATTACAATTTCTTGAAAAACATGAAAAGAAAGCGGAACAATTATACGGTAGAGCGGACCTAGATCTTGATAAACGAATCAAATACCTTGAAAAGAATGGAATAAAACATTATGGAATTGTCGTCACTGGACCGACGAAAGAGATATTAAAGCTAAAAGAGGAGAAATTAATTAGTTCTGTTGAGGTCGACGAGGTTGGTTTTTGGAACTGGTAA